DNA sequence from the Bombus pyrosoma isolate SC7728 linkage group LG12, ASM1482585v1, whole genome shotgun sequence genome:
taCAGATCATTGGATACTTGGCTACGATCCTAACTGTCGTTCATGCGGGAATAATCGGGCCGAGCGCAGGAATAATTGCTCCCACTGGGGCCACAGTGGCAGCAGCACTTCCACAAGCTGCGGCTGCTGTCGTCAGAACCGAAAATTTTGATCCAAATCCGCAATATAGCTTCAGTTACAGCGTAGCCGATGGTCTTACGGGTATTTATTTGCCTTATCGTGAAAGCTGATTCGAAGTCAGCCGTTAGATATCATGTcaagtatataaaatgtcgaaaaagataaacaacgaaaagaaaatagaatataataatcttgaaaattttattttcttcttcgttcgcgAATTAGCTTAATAGAGAATAAGAGATTTTGTAAAAGAGATCGCGATACTATATCATTGTAGGCATAAATGAGTAAAGCAAAGTATAGGGATACACTAGTATCTCGtgaataaattgataataaattaaataataaattaaattaataaaatttataaaaggtGACAACAAAGCGCAAGAGGAAACTCGCAATGGCGATGTGGTTCAAGGTAGTTATAGCTTAATAGAGCCAGATGGTTCGCGTCGAGTGGTCTCGTATGCTGCCGATCCTGTCAACGGTTTCAACGCTGTTGTTCAAAAAGATCCTAGCATCACGGTCAAGACAGCGGTCGCTGCAGCCCCAGCCGCGCGGCCTGTTGTCGCATCTCCCTTGCTGGCACGACCAACATCGGTTATCGCTGCCGCCGCACCCGCTATAGCCGTTCGTCCACAGGTTCGTTCCGTGcaatctctctttttcctctaaCCTGAACCCCTGCCTACTTACGTTAAATTCCGTATACTCCCTACACTGCCCTATATTATACCGATTATACGATTCGTTAAGTTAAGATTATGTGTTTATTTTGCAGGCTACGCTGTTAGGTGCCCCCATATTGAGACAACCGTTGTTAGCAGGGCCGACGGTAGCTGCCACAAACGTACTCACCGCGAATGCGGGTTTATTAGGTCTTGGCG
Encoded proteins:
- the LOC122573389 gene encoding cuticle protein 19.8-like, with translation MAKSIKSSLAKSYGIQLLQRSQNVVDFFIIMDCKIIGYLATILTVVHAGIIGPSAGIIAPTGATVAAALPQAAAAVVRTENFDPNPQYSFSYSVADGLTGDNKAQEETRNGDVVQGSYSLIEPDGSRRVVSYAADPVNGFNAVVQKDPSITVKTAVAAAPAARPVVASPLLARPTSVIAAAAPAIAVRPQATLLGAPILRQPLLAGPTVAATNVLTANAGLLGLGVGLGLRPGGSLYGTQSLLAGAYGTGGIVKVH